ATAATCGCCAATTTGGTGGTTCCGGCTCCAAAATCAAGGAGCATCACCGGTGCGGTATTGTTCCCAAAAGTCGCGCGCGCCATGCTGAATACTTCCAGCTCCAGGAAGTTATCTTTAAGGCCTGATCCTTGAATAATACTCCTGTATTTATCCACAGTCTCATTATGGATCGCCACCACGAGTACGTCCACGCGCTTCTTCCGCTCGTCTTCCTTGCTCTCTCCGTCTGCCGAACTGTCTTCTACGCTGTCATAGTGTTTCGGTACGATCCACCAATCAAGCGTTACTTCAGATATCGGAACGGGAATATGTTTCCGCGCCTCGATCGGTATCATTTTTGCGAGCTGTTTACTGTCCATGACCGGCATTTCCATGATGGAAAGAAGACTCGCGCCGAGCGGTATGGAAACGGCACTGCTCTGTGCCGTCACATTTGCCTCCCGAAATATGTCCTTGAGCGCGCTGTTGATTTTCTCCACTGGAAGGCTCGTAGCCTGCCCGACCGCAAGGTTCGCATAGGGACCCATGGCAAGTTCTCCATACGTTTCAAGAACGGCTTTCCCTTTCTTTTTTTTCAATTGCACCACCTTTAAAAACGAAGAGCCAATATCAATACCGACGACACTCGGCTCTGTTTGCATGAGATCAAATTTTTCTTTCAAGAATTTTCCTAAAAAATTTTCCATAAAATGGTATTATTGTATCAAGCTTGCCTACCGGCAGGCAGGCGCGAATCGTGTGCGAGAACCGGAGATTTATACAACATTATTTTTCATTATATCACACAAAAAGCTTATCTCTATTAGTCTCTTGTGTTTATCCACACCTCTCGCTCCCCGAGAGTCCCGGAAAATATGGAACGCATCACGCACATCATTTTAAACTTTCTCTTCCCCGCATACTGCATTGGTTGCCGCAAACGCGGCGTGGCACTCTGTTATCCCTGTATGAAGGAAATACCCGAAGCAAGGACTCCTCCGGACGCCAACACCCACGCGGTCTTTGCCTACCAAAACAAAGTGATCAAAAAAGCCCTCTGGGAATTGAAATATAGAGGGCGAACAATCATAGCAAAACAATGCGCCGGCATGCTCTACGACAGGATGCTGGAAGAACTCTCCGACATGCGCACATTCCATGATTTCACCGATCCCGTTCTCATACCTATCCCCTTGTCGGCAAAACGCTTGCGAGAACGCGGGTTCAACCAGTCGGAGCTCATTGCGCAAGAAATACACCAAAGAGACGGCGGGAACTCGCTTACGATGGACGCCGATATGCTCCACAAAACAAAAGACACGCAAAGCCAGATGTCCATAAAAGACAAGGCAAAACGGGCGCAAAATATCAAAGGATGTTTTGCGGTTGTGGATCAATCTCGCGCGAAAGGAAAAAATATCATCTTGATAGACGACATCACGACCACAGGCGCCACCCTCAGAGAAGCACGTCGAGTGCTCTTGGAAGCCGGAGCCCGAAGAGTCGTCGCGTTCACCGTGGCGCATTAGACCCCCTGCGTAATAAAGGGTATTAAACCCTTTGTTGTCGTCGCTCGCTCGGAAATGGAAAATAAGAATTTTTCATTTCCCTCGCTCGCTAAACAATAATTTTTCGTAACGAGATGAGGAATTTTCGAGCGACATTGTTTTCTTAGGCGCGAAGCGATTTAGAAAACAAGAAGTGCCCGTGTGGTGCGAAAATAACGAAACGCGAGGAGGTGAATACAGCATATTCATTGACGAGTGGTGAGTTGTTTGGAGCCGAAAATTCGTCAT
The genomic region above belongs to Patescibacteria group bacterium and contains:
- the pilM gene encoding type IV pilus assembly protein PilM; translation: MENFLGKFLKEKFDLMQTEPSVVGIDIGSSFLKVVQLKKKKGKAVLETYGELAMGPYANLAVGQATSLPVEKINSALKDIFREANVTAQSSAVSIPLGASLLSIMEMPVMDSKQLAKMIPIEARKHIPVPISEVTLDWWIVPKHYDSVEDSSADGESKEDERKKRVDVLVVAIHNETVDKYRSIIQGSGLKDNFLELEVFSMARATFGNNTAPVMLLDFGAGTTKLAIIEYGIIRNQHIINRGSQDITISISKSMGVSIEKAEHLKRDIGLSGTGTDADISKAASLTLEHIFSETNRVLLNYQRRYNKTIKNVVLTGGGALLKGLHDFASSNLETEVLFADPFSKVEAPAFLEPLLKDAGPEFSVAVGLALRKLQELG
- a CDS encoding ComF family protein; translated protein: MERITHIILNFLFPAYCIGCRKRGVALCYPCMKEIPEARTPPDANTHAVFAYQNKVIKKALWELKYRGRTIIAKQCAGMLYDRMLEELSDMRTFHDFTDPVLIPIPLSAKRLRERGFNQSELIAQEIHQRDGGNSLTMDADMLHKTKDTQSQMSIKDKAKRAQNIKGCFAVVDQSRAKGKNIILIDDITTTGATLREARRVLLEAGARRVVAFTVAH